From Candidatus Ancaeobacter aquaticus, one genomic window encodes:
- a CDS encoding nuclear transport factor 2 family protein: MKTDPQTEIEIIGILRQFAEAYSDRDIDWLMSFFAEDQDVVFIGPGVDEKCIGQDEIEEQLTREWAETENAHFEIGWIMVSGCDNVAWVAADIVGSATIGKEQVLVNGRLTAVLEKRVDKWFWTQGHFSLPVTAE; encoded by the coding sequence ATGAAAACTGATCCGCAAACAGAAATAGAGATTATCGGTATCTTACGTCAATTTGCCGAGGCGTATTCTGACAGGGATATTGATTGGCTTATGTCATTTTTTGCTGAAGATCAGGATGTTGTGTTTATTGGACCCGGAGTTGATGAAAAGTGCATAGGGCAGGATGAGATCGAGGAGCAACTGACTCGTGAATGGGCGGAGACAGAAAACGCACATTTTGAGATCGGCTGGATAATGGTTTCAGGCTGTGACAATGTTGCGTGGGTAGCCGCTGATATTGTTGGTTCGGCAACAATTGGCAAAGAACAAGTACTCGTAAATGGTAGGCTCACTGCTGTATTAGAAAAACGTGTAGATAAGTGGTTTTGGACGCAGGGACATTTCTCTCTTCCGGTAACTGCTGAATAA